ACGCTCACCCGGGCGCTTGTTGCGGTCGAAGCCATCCAGCCTCTATAATCCCCGCAGCCGGCCACCCTGCAAGCGCCCACATGCGGGCTGCGGGGTGAAGCGGAGGCGTCGCCGGCATGTCGCCTTCCTGCCGCCGTTCCCCCTTCTTGATTCCTCCCCACCCCACCAGGAGCGCCGCCCATGACTGCCGAGCATCCCACCACCATCCTCTGCCTGGCCAGCTATTTCAAAGGCGGCCGTTTCCTGGAAACCTGCAAGCATCTGGGGGCGCGCGTCCTCCTGCTGACGCGCGAGAAGCTGGCCGATGAACCCTGGCCGTTGGACAGCATCGACGAGCGCTTCCTCATGCCCCACCTCAACGTCGGCCCCGACCTGGTGCATGGCGTCAGTTACCTGGCCCGCGACCGGCGCCTCGACCGCATCGTTGCCCTGGATGATTTCGATGTCGAGACTGCCGCTCACCTGCGCGAACATCTTCGCATCCCCGGCATGGGCGAGACCACCGTCCGCTACTTCCGCGACAAACTGGCCATGCGTATGCAGGCGCACGAGCAGGGCATCCCTGTGCCCGAGTTCGTTCATGTCCTCAATTACGACCGCCTGCGCGAATATATGGAACGAGTCCCCCCGCCGTGGGTGCTGAAACCCCGTTCCGAAGCCGGGTCGGTGGGGATCAAGAAGCTCTACTCTAGCGAAGAACTGTGGCGCACGCTGGACGTCCTGGGCGACAAGCAATCGTACTACGTTCTGGAGCATTTCCTGCCCGGCGGCGTCTATCATGTCGATTCGATCATCTCTGAGCGCGACGTGGTCTTCTCTATCGCTCACCAATACGCCCGCCCGCCGATGAGCGTGATGCACGAAGGCGGCATCTTCATGTCGCGCACCCTGCCCCGCGGCGAGACGGAGCAACAACTGCTCGAGGCGCTCAACCGCGAGGTCATCCAGGCCATGGGCATGGTGCGAGGGGTGACGCACGCTGAATTCATCCGCGCCGAAGCCGACGGCCGCTTCTATTTCCTGGAACTGGCCGCGCGCGTGGGCGGCGCCAACATCGATCGCATGGTCGAGGCGGCCGCGGGCATCAATCCCTGGGCCGAATGGGCGCGGCTGGAGGTGGCCCACGCCCGCGGCGAGGACTACACCCTTCCACCCATCCGCCAGGACTATGCCGGGCTGATCACCTGTCTCTCGCGGCAGGATTGGCCCGACCTTTCCGGCTATCAGGATCCCGAGATCGTCTGGTGGCTGCAAAAATTGAACCACGCCGGCCTGCTGGTGGCTGCGCCCGACCCGGCGCGGGTCAGTCAGCTGCTGGCCGACTACGGCCGTCGCTTCGAGCACGATTTCCTGGCCGTGCTGCCGCCCCAAGAAACCCTGCGCACCATTTGAGACCGCCCCGTACTACTTGAACCGTGAGACGGGAGATGCTGAGCGAGCAAGCATCGCTGCCAACAGGCGCTACGAGATCGTTGACGCGCCGGGCGATGGGCAGGCTGCTGCAACTGGAGCAGCCGGTTGCGCCGCGCTCCGAAGCCGAGTTCGTTGCCGATGTGCACCGGCACTATCGCTGGAACTTTGCCGTCAACCTGCTGGACGTGGTGAACTTTTGGATTGGGCTGGGCTTTC
The window above is part of the Caldilineales bacterium genome. Proteins encoded here:
- a CDS encoding ATP-grasp domain-containing protein gives rise to the protein MTAEHPTTILCLASYFKGGRFLETCKHLGARVLLLTREKLADEPWPLDSIDERFLMPHLNVGPDLVHGVSYLARDRRLDRIVALDDFDVETAAHLREHLRIPGMGETTVRYFRDKLAMRMQAHEQGIPVPEFVHVLNYDRLREYMERVPPPWVLKPRSEAGSVGIKKLYSSEELWRTLDVLGDKQSYYVLEHFLPGGVYHVDSIISERDVVFSIAHQYARPPMSVMHEGGIFMSRTLPRGETEQQLLEALNREVIQAMGMVRGVTHAEFIRAEADGRFYFLELAARVGGANIDRMVEAAAGINPWAEWARLEVAHARGEDYTLPPIRQDYAGLITCLSRQDWPDLSGYQDPEIVWWLQKLNHAGLLVAAPDPARVSQLLADYGRRFEHDFLAVLPPQETLRTI